Proteins from one Physeter macrocephalus isolate SW-GA chromosome 16, ASM283717v5, whole genome shotgun sequence genomic window:
- the SLC22A12 gene encoding LOW QUALITY PROTEIN: solute carrier family 22 member 12 (The sequence of the model RefSeq protein was modified relative to this genomic sequence to represent the inferred CDS: substituted 3 bases at 3 genomic stop codons): MAFSELPDXVGSLGRFQVLQMVALLDNSTTQASVPGALDPEALLPVSIPPGPNHEPHQCLRFRQPQWQLLDPKATATNRSEAATEPRVDGWVYDRSTSTIVAKGDLMCDSKALKPTAQSIYLAGILVGAAVCRQASDRFGLRLALTWSCLPMAIWGTAAAPPHTFPVHCLFRFLVAFAVVGVMTNPGTLLTEWTXAQARALAMTLRALGFSLGQVPMAAVAYGVRDRPPLQLAVSAPFFLCFVYSWWLAASARWLLVTGRLERGLRELQTAVAGNGRGQCAPPPPAPVLLSATQEELSVGQAPASLGTQLRTPGLGLRYSTSTLCWFAFGFTFCDPALDLQDLGGNIFLLHVLIGVVDSPAKTGTLLLLSRLGHRPTRAASPLLVGLXILADVLVPHEVGALCSALDALGLGGGAAFTCITICTGEIFPTGLRVTSVGMGQMAARGGAILGPLVRLLGVHGASLPLLVYGVVAALSGLAALLLPETQSLPLRDTIQYVWSQGVGLKKATHGTQGRPVLKSARF; this comes from the exons ATGGCCTTTTCCGAACTCCCGGACTGAGTGGGCAGCCTGGGCAGGTTCCAGGTTCTCCAGATGGTGGCCCTCCTGGACAACAGCACTACCCAGGCCAGTGTCCCCGGGGCCCTGGACCCTGAGGCCCTCCTGCCCGTCTCCATCCCACCGGGCCCCAACCACGAGCCCCACCAGTGTCTCCGCTTCCGCCAACCACAGTGGCAGCTCCTGGACCCCAAAGCCACGGCCACCAACCGGAGCGAGGCTGCCACGGAGCCACGCGTGGATGGCTGGGTCTATGACCGCAGCACCTCCACCATCGTGGCCAAG GGGGACCTGATGTGTGACTCCAAGGCCCTGAAGCCCACGGCCCAGTCCATCTACCTGGCCGGGATCCTGGTGGGAGCTGCTGTGTGCCGCCAAGCCTCTGACAG GTTCGGACTCAGGCTGGCGCTGACCTGGAGCTGCCTTCCGATGGCCATCTGGGGCACGGCAGCCGCCCCCCCCCACACCTTCCCCGTGCACTGCCTCTTCCGCTTCCTGGTGGCCTTCGCCGTCGTGGGCGTCATGACGAACCCCGGCACCCTCC TGACGGAGTGGACATAGGCGCAAGCCCGTGCCTTGGCAATGACTTTGAGAGCCCTGGGCTTCAGCTTAGGCCAGGTCCCGATGGCCGCAGTGGCCTACGGCGTGCGCGACCGGCCGCCGCTGCAGCTGGCGGTCTCTGCCCCCTTCTTCCTCTGCTTTGTGTACTCCTG gtggCTGGCAGCGTCAGCACGATGGCTCCTCGTTACGGGCAGGCTGGAGAGGGGCCTGCGGGAGCTACAGACGGCGGTTGccggcaacgggagagggcagT gcgccccgcccccaccgGCTCCGGTCTTGCTCTCAGCCACGCAGGAGGAGCTGAGTGTGGGCCAGGCTCCTGCCAGCCTGGGCACCCAGCTCCGCACGCCTGGACTGGGCCTCCGGTACTCTACCTCCACGCTGTGCTG gtttGCCTTTGGTTTCACCTTCTGCGACCCGGCCCTGGACCTGCAGGACCTAGGCGGCAACATCTTCCTGCTCCACGTCCTCATCGGGGTTGTTGACAGCCCAGCCAAGACAGGCACCCTGCTGTTGCTGAGCCGCCTGGGTCACCGGCCCACACGGGCGGCATCCCCGCTGCTGGTGGGGCTCTGAATCCTGGCCGACGTGCTGGTGCCCCACG AGGTGGGGGCCCTGTGTTCAGCCCTGGACGCACTGGGGCTCGGCGGGGGGGCCGCCTTCACCTGCATCACCATCTGCACTGGCGAGATCTTCCCCACTGGGCT CAGGGTGACCTCAGTGGGCATGGGCCAGATGGCAGCCCGAGGGGGAGCCATCCTGGGGCCTCTGGTCCGGCTGCTGGGTGTACACGGTGCCTCCCTACCCCTGCTGGTGTACGGGGTGGTGGCAGCGCTGAGCGGCCTGGCTGCACTGCTGCTGCCCGAGACCCAGAGCCTGCCACTGCGTGACACTATCCAATATGTGTGGAGCCAGGGAGTGGGCC TAAAGAAGGCGACACACGGCACCCAGGGGCGTCCTGTTCTGAAATCCGCACGATTTTAG